In Strigops habroptila isolate Jane chromosome 4, bStrHab1.2.pri, whole genome shotgun sequence, a single genomic region encodes these proteins:
- the F2 gene encoding prothrombin, with product MARHTISVLRGLLLSSLLHLALSQDGVFLEKGQALSVLKRLRRANKGFLEEMLKGNLERECLEESCTYEEAFEALESTVQTEAFWSKYQVCQGLGQSRTVLGACLEGNCSLGLGHNYKGTISYTKSGIECQVWTSKYPHIPKFNATIYPNLIENYCRNPDNHSEGPWCYTRDPTVEREECPIPVCGEERTTVEFTPRVTPPAPEEPCEEEKGMYYTGTLSVTVSGAKCLPWNSEKAKEVLQGKHIDPEVKLLENYCRNPDGDDEGVWCVTDEPPNFEYCDLHYCDSSLEDEYEQSEGISGRAALPQEFKTFFDDKTFGSGEADCGTRPLFEKKKITDKSEKELLDSYIGGRIVHGDDAEVGSSPWQVMLYKKSPQELLCGASLISDSWILTAAHCLYYPPWDKNLTTNDILVRIGKHVRAKYEKNIEKIALLDKIIIHPKYNWKDNMDRDIALMHLKRPIIFSDYIHPVCLPTKDVVQRLMLAGYKGRVTGWGNLKETWATSPSNLPTVLQQLNVPIVSQDICKASTKVKVTDNMFCAGYSPEDTKRGDACEGDSGGPFVMKNPDDNRWYQVGVVSWGEGCDRDGKYGFYTHVFRLKKWMRKAIEKHGG from the exons ATGGCACGCCACACAATCAGCGTCCTGAGGGGCCTGCTCTTGTCCAGCCTTCTGCACCTCGCGCTGAGCCAGGATGGAG TTTTCCTGGAAAAGGGGCAGGCTCTGTCCGTGCTCAAGCGCCTGCGACGCGCCAACAAGGGCTTTCTGGAGGAGATGCTCAAGGGGAACCTGGAGCGGGAGTGCCTGGAGGAGAGCTGCACTTACGAGGAGGCTTTTGAAGCCCTCGAGTCCACGGTTCAGACG gaGGCATTTTGGTCAAAATACCAAG TATGTCAGGGCCTGGGACAGTCCAGGACAGTGCTGGGTGCTTGTCTAGAAG GTAACTGCTCTCTTGGGCTGGGCCACAACTATAAGGGGACAATCAGCTACACCAAGTCAGGGATTGAATGTCAAGTATGGACAAGCAAATATCCACATATACCAAA ATTTAATGCCACCATTTATCCCAACCTCATTGAGAACTACTGCAGGAACCCAGACAACCACTCAGAAGGCCCATGGTGCTACACCCGAGACCCAACAGTGGAACGGGAAGAGTGTCCCATCCCAGTGTGTG GTGAAGAAAGGACAACAGTTGAATTTACTCCACGGGTCACACCACCAGCCCCAGAGGAGCCctgtgaagaagagaaagggatGTATTACACTGGGACCCTCTCAGTCACTGTGTCTGGAGCTAAGTGCCTGCCGTGGAACTCTGAGAAAGCCAAAGAGGTGCTCCAAGGAAAACACATTGACCCAGAGGTGAAACTGCTGGAGAATTACTGTCGGAACCCAGATGGAGATGATGAGGGTGTCTGGTGTGTCACAGATGAACCACCCAACTTTGAATATTGTGACCTGCACTACTGCG ACAGCTCGCTAGAGGATGAGTATGAACAGTCAGAGGGAATCTCCGGCCGCGCCGCCCTTCCTCAAGAGTTCAAAACCTTCTTTGATGACAAAACGTTTGGTTCAGGAGAAGCAG ACTGTGGCACTCGTCCtttatttgagaagaaaaagataacgGACAAAAgtgagaaggagctgctggactCTTACATTGGAGGCAGAATTGTCCATGGGGATGATGCAGAAGTTGGCAGCTCTCCTTG GCAGGTGATGCTCTACAAAAAGAGTCCTCAAGAGCTGCTGTGTGGTGCCAGCCTCATCAGTGACAGCTGGATTTTGACTGCTGCTCATTGTCTTTACTATCCACCCTGGGACAAGAACTTGACTACAAATGACATCTTGGTGCGGATTGGCAAGCACGTAAGAGCAAA GTATGAAAAGAATATAGAGAAGATTGCTCTGTTGGATAAAATCATCATCCATCCCAAGTACAACTGGAAAGACAACATGGACCGAGACATTGCACTCATGCACTTGAAGAGACCCATCATCTTCAGTGACTACATCCATCCTGTCTGCCTGCCTACCAAAGACGTTGTGCAGAG GCTGATGCTGGCAGGTTACAAAGGGCGAGTAACTGGTTGGGGAAACTTGAAAGAAACATGGGCCACCAGCCCGAGCAACCTGCCCACAGTTCTGCAACAGCTCAACGTGCCCATTGTAAGCCAGGATATCTGCAAGGCATCCACCAAAGTCAAAGTCACTGACAACATGTTCTGTGCAG GTTACAGTCCTGAAGACACAAAGAGAGGAGATGCCTGTGAAGGGGACAGTGGGGGACCTTTTGTAATGAAG aaCCCAGATGACAACCGTTGGTACCAAGTGGGAGTAGTTTCATGGGGAGAAGGCTGTGACCGAGACGGCAAATATGGATTTTATACCCACGTATTCCGCCTGAAGAAGTGGATGCGAAAAGCCATTGAAAAACATGGGGGATAA